The Tautonia plasticadhaerens nucleotide sequence ACATGCAGGTCATGTAATGCCGGCCGGCGGAGCGGCCCCAGCGGTCGGGCTGGGGGGCGTCGGGGTCCCAGCTGCCCCGGTCGCACGAGACGCCCTTGACCTGATTGGCGACCAGGCCGTCCCGGATCCGGGCGTTCCACTGTTTCCACGTGGGGCCGCCGATGTTGTGGAGCAGCTGGGTGGCGTAGTACCAGTAATACATGTTCCGCTCGCCGGAGGTCATCAGGTCCTTGAAGACCAGGCCGGCCCCCTGCCGGAGGGCGGGGGCGGTACGCTTCCAGCCGAGGTACTGGCGGCAGAGCAGGGCCTCGGCGGTCATCACGGGGCTGACCCGGCGGCCGGGGCGGTAGGCGTAGGTGGCGCCGGCGGGGTCGGCGGCGGCGGCGTCGAGGTAGCGTCGGCAGCCGTCGACGACCGGCCCGGGGACGGGGATCCCCGACAGCGAGGCGCTGCGCAAGGCGAGCATCTGCCAGCCGAAGACGGAGGTGTCCCCGGGGTCGCCCGGCTGGTATCGCCAGCCGCCGTCGAGCTGGTTCTGGGAGAGGATGATGAAGCGGATGGCCCGCTCGGCGGGACCCCGGAGTTCCAGGTCCTTGGAGACCCCGTAGGCCTCGCAGAGGGCCATCGAGGCGATGGCGTGGCTGTACATCCGGGAGTTGTCGCCGCCGCCGAGGAACAGCTCGCCGCTGGGCTGCTGGACGCCCCTCAGCCAGGCCAGGCCGCGCTCGAGGCTGGCCCGGTATCGGCCGGGCTCGGTGTGGCTGTGGCCGGCGCCGAGCATCGGCAGCAGGGCCAGGCCGGTGGCGGCGGTGTCGGAGGCCATCGACCCGCCGCCGGGGCACGGCCCCTCGGTGCAGTAAGGGCGGGGGTCGAGCGACCAGTTGCCGGCGGGCCCCTGGTGCCGGGCCAGCCAGTCGAGCCCGCGCTCGACGGCCTCCTCGGACTCGACCGTCCCCCCCTCGCTCCGGAGCAGTGCCGCCTTCATCGCGGCGCTCCGGCCGGTGAACGGGGCGACCTGGGAGAGGCCGCCCAGGCGGATGGCCACGTCCTCCTGGCCGGGGAGGAAGCGGTCGGGCCGCTCGACGGCGACCTCCATCGGCGTCAGGTCCGTCTCGGGGCCGAAGCGGTCGGCCAGGTCGGGGACGTTGACGAGGGTCGGGACCAGCTCGGTGGGCAGCGAGGGGGTCTCGTCGTCGAGCGTGGTGAAGGGGTCGCCGACCTCGTCGAGCGATTCCAGGGTGGTCAGGTCGTCGACGAGCTGGTCGGCCAGGTCGGCCCGGAAACCGGGGTCTCCCGGGCGGAGGTCGTCGGCCGGGGGGACGAGGAAGGCGAGGATGGCGATGAGGATCAGCAGGACCGCGTGGGCGAGCAGGCTGCCGCCCCAGGGGGTGAGCTGGTCCAGCCAGGCCGGGGGGCGGCGGTCGACCCGGGCCAGGCCGCGACGCAGCAGGATCCGGGCCCTCCTCCAGAGCTTCGGTCGATTCGATCGGCGCATGGTGCTCGTTCGAGACGGGGTTCGACCGGGATCGGGGCCGGGACGGGGGGGCGGGATCGGGGTCGGCCGGGGTCGGGGCCTCCCTCCCCCGGCCCGCCCCCATTCTAGGGCGGGGGTCCGGACGGGACGACGGGCACCCCGCAGATCGGCCCCCGACCCGAGTCCCCCCCGACCCGCCCCGATCCGGGGGCGGACTCGGGGGCGACCGTCCTAGGGACGCTCCGCGCCGGACTCCGATTCGAGGAGTCCCGCCGCCTCGTCCCGGAATCGGACCGTCTCGGGGTCGGCCGAGGCGAGCCCGCGCAGCTCGATGAGCTTGAGGCCCTGGTCGAGCTGGCGGCGGGCCTCCTCCAGATCCCCCCGGCGGTGGTGGATCATCGAGAGCAGGAAATGGTCGATCGGGACCTCGCCCTGGTTGAGCCGGATGGAGGTCCGGATCGCCTCCTCGGCGCCGTCGAGGTCCCCCGAGCGGAAGAGGCCGACGGCCACCGTGTTCTGGATCGCCCCGGAGCGGGGCGCCATGCCGACGGCCCGACGGGCCAGCTCCATCCCCTCCCGGAGCTGCTCGGCGGTCATCTCGGGGGCGTTGAGCAGGGCCCAGGCCAGGTTGTTGATCGTCAGCGGGTCGTGGGGGTTCAGGGCGATGGACTTCCGCAGCAGGTCGAAGCCCTGCGGGCGGCGGTCCCGGGCGATGGCCAGGTCGGCCAGGATCCGGTAGCCGCCGGCGGCGAGGGAGCGGCGGCCCGGGTCGCCCCGGGAGAGGTCGTCGAGCGTCGCCATGCAGCCGGAGCGCAGGTCCTCGGCCTCGGCCTCCCGGCCGCCCTCGCGGAGCCGGTCCTCCATCCTCACCAGGGACTCGATCCAGTTCCGCAGCGCGCCGGGGACGGCCGGCGAGCGGAAGGCGAGCCCCTTCCAGAGGTCGATCGACCGCATCCGGGCCTGCTCGGCCTCGACGGCACGGGAGGGGTCGGCCCAGGAGAGCCACCAGGCGAAGGAATCCAGGGCGACGGCCAGGTTTTCGGCGAACTCGGGGTGGTCGGACTCGGACAGCAGCCGCTCGTTCAGCTCGATCGCCCGGCGGTAGTCGGCGGCGATCTCGGGGTCCCAGCCGCGCTCGGCCAGGTCCCGGCTGACCAGCAGGAACTGGCGGGCGGCGCCGAGGTAGCCCGCCCACCGGGCGGCGTCGCCGCACATGGACATCAGCTCCGTGTCGGCGCTGTCGATCCGGGAGAGGCGGTCGAAGTAGTCGATCGCCAGGGAGTAGGTCTCGGGGGAGATCAGGTCGTTGACGGCCAGCTCCCCCATCGCCTTGACGGTGACGCCCTGCATCATGCCGTAGCTCAGGCGGAGGGCCTCGGAGGCCTCCTTGCGGGCCCGCTCGGCCTCCTCGAGGGCCTCCTCCTTGGCCGCCAGGGCGGCGACGGTCGTCTCGTGCTCCCCCCAGAGCACGAGCATGCCGATCGCCAGGCAGGAGACCAGGCTGATCGTCGCCGTGGCGACCAGGGGCCGGTGGCGCCTCCCCCATCGGGCGAGCCGCTCGGCGGGGTTGGGGCGTCGGGCGAGGATGGCGCGGTCGTCGAGGAAGCGGCGGAGGTCGTCGGCCATGGTGGAGGCGTCGGCGTAGCGGTCCCTCGGCTCCTTGGACAGGGCCTTCAGGACGATCGTCTCCAGGTCCTTCGGGATCGTCGGGTCGACCTTCCGGGGGGCGACCGGCTCCTCCAGGGCGATCTGCCGGAGCAGGGCCCGGCGGTCCTGGCCGTCGAAGACCGGGCGGAGGGTCAGCAGCTCGTAGAGCGTGGCGCCGAGGGAGTAGAGGTCGGCGCGGTGGTCGACCACCTCGCCGATCACCCCGGCCTGCTCGGGGCTCATGTAGCGGATCGTGCCGATCAGGTCGCCGGTCCGGGTCGGGCCGACGGCGTCCTGGATGCGGGCGAGGCCGAAATCCGTGACCCAGAGGGCGCCGGCCTCGTCGACCAGCAGGTTGCCGGGCTTGATGTCGCGGTGGACCACCCCCAGGGCGTGGGCGTGCTCCAGCGCCTCGGCCGCCTGGAGGCCGAGCCGGGCGGCCGACCGGTGGGACTCCCGGTCGCGGGACCGCCCCCGGGAGGAGGACCGGCGGCCCGACCGGGCGCCGGAGGACGGGGGGCCCTCGGCGTCGGACCTCGGCGGGGTGGGGTCGGGGCCGATCGGCGGGGAGGGCGCCGGCCCGGCCGCGGCCCCGGGGCCCTCGGTGCGGCCCGGGCCGGGGTGCCGGGGGTGGTCGCGCAGCTCCTCGATGAGCGCCGCGAGGCTGCGGCCGTCGATGAACTGCATGGCGTAGAAGGGCACGCCCCGGTCGGTGCCGACGCCGTAGACCGGCACGATGTGCGCGTGGTGCAGCAGGGCCGCGGCCTGGGCCTCGACCTGGAACCGCTGCCGCTGCCTCGGGTCCAGCGAGGCGGCGAAGGGCAAAACCTTCAGCGCCACCCGACGGCCGAGCGACCGCTGCTCCGCCTCGTAGACGACCCCCATCCCCCCCCGGCCGATCTCCCGGAGGATCCGGAAGTCCCCCAGCACGGTCGCCGTCGGGAAGGGGGCCTCGTAGCGGCCGGTGCCGGCGAGGTCGTCGGCGGCGGAGCGGACGAGGTCGAGGCCGTCGAGGCAGTCCCCCAGCTCCTCGGCGATCCCCGGGTGCAGGGCGAGGAAGGCGGCCCGGTCGGGCTTCCTCCCCGCCTCGATCTCCGAGAGGTAGCGCTCCAGGGCGGCCGTCACCCGGGAGTCGGACCGGGAGGAGGCCGGGCCGGCGTGCGACTCGGTGGGCGGGTCGCCCTCGGTGGTGGTCGGCTCGCCCTGGGGCCGGGTGCCGCCGAGGGCGACTCCCCGGCCGTTTCGAACGTCCTCGGGCCGGTTCATGGCTCTTCCTCCCGCTCTCTCAGCTCCCGGCGGAGCCGGCCGAGGGCCCTCGCCCAGAGGTGCTTGACGCTGTCCTCGCTCCGGGCCATCCGGGAGGCGACCTCGGGGAACCCCAGCCCTTCGAACTGCCGGAGCACGATCGCCTCCCGGTAGTCCTCGGGCAGGCGGTCCAGCGCCACCGCCAGGCGGGCCAGCCGCTCCCCCCGCTCGGCCCGGTGGCTCGGGGAGCTGTCCGGGGAGACGAGCCCCCGGTCCAGCGCCGCCGAGGTCCGGTCCAGCGCCTCGCCGAACTCCCGCTCCAGCCTCAGATCCCGCCCCCCGGTCCCGAGATACCGCCGGACCTGGTTGGCCAGCTCGGCGGCGAGGATCTGGCGGAGCCAGCCGAGGAATTCCGCCTCCGAGTCCCCCCGGAAGCGGCCGAAGCCGCGGTGGGCCCGGAGGAACGCGTCCTGGACGACGTCCTCCGGGTCGAGCTTCGTCCTCAAGCGGTCGCCGATCCGCACCCGGGCCAGCAGGCGGAGGTAGGGCCGGTACGCTTCGAGCAGCCT carries:
- a CDS encoding serine/threonine-protein kinase; translation: MNRPEDVRNGRGVALGGTRPQGEPTTTEGDPPTESHAGPASSRSDSRVTAALERYLSEIEAGRKPDRAAFLALHPGIAEELGDCLDGLDLVRSAADDLAGTGRYEAPFPTATVLGDFRILREIGRGGMGVVYEAEQRSLGRRVALKVLPFAASLDPRQRQRFQVEAQAAALLHHAHIVPVYGVGTDRGVPFYAMQFIDGRSLAALIEELRDHPRHPGPGRTEGPGAAAGPAPSPPIGPDPTPPRSDAEGPPSSGARSGRRSSSRGRSRDRESHRSAARLGLQAAEALEHAHALGVVHRDIKPGNLLVDEAGALWVTDFGLARIQDAVGPTRTGDLIGTIRYMSPEQAGVIGEVVDHRADLYSLGATLYELLTLRPVFDGQDRRALLRQIALEEPVAPRKVDPTIPKDLETIVLKALSKEPRDRYADASTMADDLRRFLDDRAILARRPNPAERLARWGRRHRPLVATATISLVSCLAIGMLVLWGEHETTVAALAAKEEALEEAERARKEASEALRLSYGMMQGVTVKAMGELAVNDLISPETYSLAIDYFDRLSRIDSADTELMSMCGDAARWAGYLGAARQFLLVSRDLAERGWDPEIAADYRRAIELNERLLSESDHPEFAENLAVALDSFAWWLSWADPSRAVEAEQARMRSIDLWKGLAFRSPAVPGALRNWIESLVRMEDRLREGGREAEAEDLRSGCMATLDDLSRGDPGRRSLAAGGYRILADLAIARDRRPQGFDLLRKSIALNPHDPLTINNLAWALLNAPEMTAEQLREGMELARRAVGMAPRSGAIQNTVAVGLFRSGDLDGAEEAIRTSIRLNQGEVPIDHFLLSMIHHRRGDLEEARRQLDQGLKLIELRGLASADPETVRFRDEAAGLLESESGAERP
- a CDS encoding prenyltransferase/squalene oxidase repeat-containing protein, which codes for MRRSNRPKLWRRARILLRRGLARVDRRPPAWLDQLTPWGGSLLAHAVLLILIAILAFLVPPADDLRPGDPGFRADLADQLVDDLTTLESLDEVGDPFTTLDDETPSLPTELVPTLVNVPDLADRFGPETDLTPMEVAVERPDRFLPGQEDVAIRLGGLSQVAPFTGRSAAMKAALLRSEGGTVESEEAVERGLDWLARHQGPAGNWSLDPRPYCTEGPCPGGGSMASDTAATGLALLPMLGAGHSHTEPGRYRASLERGLAWLRGVQQPSGELFLGGGDNSRMYSHAIASMALCEAYGVSKDLELRGPAERAIRFIILSQNQLDGGWRYQPGDPGDTSVFGWQMLALRSASLSGIPVPGPVVDGCRRYLDAAAADPAGATYAYRPGRRVSPVMTAEALLCRQYLGWKRTAPALRQGAGLVFKDLMTSGERNMYYWYYATQLLHNIGGPTWKQWNARIRDGLVANQVKGVSCDRGSWDPDAPQPDRWGRSAGRHYMTCMSLLTLEVYYRYLPLYQERDLNPLASPPPAPAD
- a CDS encoding sigma-70 family RNA polymerase sigma factor, giving the protein MSGIDGPDPRLRDARSGGPEELGRLLEAYRPYLRLLARVRIGDRLRTKLDPEDVVQDAFLRAHRGFGRFRGDSEAEFLGWLRQILAAELANQVRRYLGTGGRDLRLEREFGEALDRTSAALDRGLVSPDSSPSHRAERGERLARLAVALDRLPEDYREAIVLRQFEGLGFPEVASRMARSEDSVKHLWARALGRLRRELREREEEP